A region of Pyxidicoccus parkwaysis DNA encodes the following proteins:
- the mxcL gene encoding myxochelin B biosynthesis transaminase MxcL, which produces MDPAKRNHPSLPRPIVGDLKLDNSNRLLADARRMVPGLSQSMMKRPEMFAPGAFPVFLKHGHGALVEDVDGQQYIDFISGLGANMLGHNHPDVVEPIRKHLEEGVLHSLPTPVELTAAQAVLDLIPGAEMVRFFKTGADATSSAVRLARYITGKERIITVGYNGWHDHFMFDTPGVPAALTGLTMRMPLFTEPDEAALLSSIAQHGKELAVVLLSVPYNRVLSREFFKALRATCTAHGVLLVLDEVVTGFRLALGGAQEYFGVEADFVCLSKSIAAGMPLSAIAGSARHLSKLTELQVSTTFGGELLSLAVCEAVLKGYRKSGFIEHIASLGRRLREGVNAKAEKLGSSLRVVGYDAIPFFLFDKNPPEHAKKMQPFQAGMAHRGVLLRRDVNFICAAHTAEQIEYTIEMAGEVMQSLLAPSANAA; this is translated from the coding sequence ATGGACCCCGCCAAGCGAAACCACCCGTCGCTTCCTCGCCCCATCGTCGGCGACCTGAAGCTGGACAACTCCAACCGCCTGCTCGCCGATGCCAGGCGGATGGTGCCCGGCCTCTCCCAATCGATGATGAAGCGGCCCGAGATGTTCGCCCCCGGCGCCTTCCCCGTGTTCCTGAAGCATGGCCACGGCGCGCTGGTGGAGGACGTCGATGGCCAGCAGTACATCGACTTCATCAGCGGCCTCGGCGCCAACATGCTGGGCCACAATCATCCGGACGTGGTGGAGCCCATCCGCAAGCACCTGGAGGAAGGCGTCCTCCACTCGCTGCCCACGCCGGTGGAGCTCACCGCCGCGCAGGCGGTGTTGGACCTGATTCCCGGCGCGGAGATGGTGCGCTTCTTCAAGACGGGAGCAGACGCCACGTCCTCCGCGGTGCGGCTGGCGCGCTACATCACGGGCAAGGAGCGCATCATCACCGTGGGCTACAACGGCTGGCACGACCACTTCATGTTCGACACCCCGGGCGTGCCCGCCGCCCTGACGGGCCTCACGATGCGCATGCCCCTCTTCACCGAGCCGGACGAGGCGGCGCTGCTATCCAGCATCGCGCAGCACGGGAAGGAGCTCGCGGTGGTGCTTCTGTCGGTGCCGTACAACCGCGTGCTGAGCCGTGAGTTCTTCAAGGCCCTGCGCGCCACCTGTACCGCCCACGGCGTGCTGCTGGTCCTGGACGAGGTCGTCACCGGCTTCCGCCTCGCGCTCGGCGGCGCCCAGGAGTACTTCGGCGTGGAGGCGGACTTCGTGTGCCTCTCGAAGAGCATCGCGGCGGGCATGCCCCTGTCCGCGATTGCCGGCTCCGCGCGGCACCTGAGCAAGCTGACGGAGCTGCAGGTGTCCACCACCTTCGGTGGAGAGCTGCTGTCGCTGGCGGTGTGCGAGGCCGTGCTCAAGGGCTACCGGAAGAGCGGCTTCATCGAGCACATCGCCTCGCTGGGCCGGCGGCTGCGCGAGGGCGTCAACGCGAAGGCCGAGAAGCTCGGCTCGTCGCTGCGCGTGGTGGGCTACGACGCGATTCCGTTCTTCCTCTTCGACAAGAACCCGCCCGAGCACGCGAAGAAGATGCAGCCCTTCCAGGCCGGCATGGCCCACCGGGGCGTGCTGCTGCGCCGCGACGTCAACTTCATCTGCGCGGCGCACACGGCGGAGCAGATTGAGTACACCATCGAGATGGCGGGCGAGGTGATGCAGTCCCTCCTCGCTCCGTCCGCCAACGCCG